One Malania oleifera isolate guangnan ecotype guangnan chromosome 10, ASM2987363v1, whole genome shotgun sequence genomic region harbors:
- the LOC131165932 gene encoding 3beta,22alpha-dihydroxysteroid 3-dehydrogenase produces the protein MDLLSLLLSSIFIVLAVLLFMRAAGFGGRKVRLPPGSLGLPLVGETLQLISAYKTENPEPFIDERVRRFGNLFTTHVFGEPTVFSADPETNRFILQNEGKLFECSYPGSISNLLGRHSLLLMKGSLHKRMHSLTMSFANSSIIRDHLLVDIDRLIRLNLDSWTDRVLLMEEAKKITFELTVKQLMSFDPCEWTESLRKEYVLVIEGFFTIPFPFFSSTYRRAIQARSKVAEALSLIVRERRRDSEAGERKEDMLGALLAGDDAFSDEEIVDFLLALLVAGYETTSTIMTLAVKFLTDTPAALALLKEEHDEIRGRKKEEEGLGWNDYKSMPFTQCVVNETLRFANIISGIFRRAMTDVHIKGYTIPKGWKVFASFRAVHLDQDHFKDARSFNPWRWQSNAGGGPAGNVFTPFGGGPRLCPGYELARVELSVFLHHLVTRFNWVPAEDDKLVFFPTTRTQKRYPINVERRQVHERAM, from the exons atggaccttctctctctcctcctctcctCCATCTTCATCGTCCTCGCCGTCCTTCTCTTCATGCGCGCCGCCGGCTTCGGAGGCCGGAAGGTGCGTCTCCCGCCGGGAAGCCTCGGCTTGCCTCTTGTCGGAGAGACCCTGCAGCTCATCTCCGCCTACAAGACGGAGAACCCAGAGCCCTTCATCGACGAGCGGGTCAGGAGGTTTGGGAACCTCTTCACGACGCACGTGTTCGGCGAGCCGACCGTGTTCTCGGCCGACCCGGAGACGAACCGGTTTATTCTCCAGAACGAGGGGAAGCTGTTCGAGTGCAGCTACCCGGGGTCCATCTCCAACCTCCTGGGCCGGCACTCGCTGCTCCTCATGAAGGGAAGTCTACACAAGAGAATGCACTCTCTCACCATGAGCTTCGCCAACTCTTCCATCATCAGGGACCACCTCCTGGTCGACATAGACCGGCTCATCCGGCTCAACCTGGACTCCTGGACCGACCGAGTACTCCTTATGGAGGAGGCTAAGAAG atcACGTTCGAATTGACGGTGAAGCAGCTGATGAGCTTCGATCCATGCGAATGGACGGAGAGCCTAAGAAAAGAGTACGTTCTTGTCATCGAAGGCTTCTTCACCATCCCTTTCcccttcttctcctccacctaTCGCCGCGCCATTCAG GCGAGGAGTAAGGTGGCGGAGGCCTTGAGCTTGATAGTGAGGGAGAGGAGGAGGGACAGCGAAGCTGGGGAGAGGAAGGAAGACATGCTGGGAGCTCTGTTGGCCGGAGACGACGCCTTCTCCGACGAGGAAATCGTCGATTTCCTCCTGGCTTTGCTCGTCGCCGGCTACGAGACCACCTCCACCATCATGACCCTCGCCGTCAAGTTCCTCACCGACACCCCTGCTGCTCTCGCCCTCCTCAAG GAAGAGCACGACGAGATTAGGggaagaaagaaggaggaggagggtTTAGGATGGAATGACTACAAGTCCATGCCCTTCACTCAATGT GTTGTCAACGAAACTCTGCGGTTTGCAAATATAATAAGTGGGATTTTTCGGCGGGCAATGACGGATGTTCATATAAAAG GGTACACGATTCCAAAGGGATGGAAGGTGTTCGCATCGTTCAGGGCAGTGCATTTGGACCAGGATCACTTCAAAGACGCTCGTTCTTTCAATCCATGGCGATGGCAG AGCAATGCAGGAGGGGGGCCAGCAGGGAATGTGTTCACACCATTTGGAGGAGGCCCCCGCCTCTGCCCTGGCTACGAGCTTGCTAGAGTTGAACTCTCTGTTTTCCTCCACCACTTGGTCACTCGCTTCAA TTGGGTCCCTGCAGAAGACGATAAATTGGTTTTTTTCCCGACGACTCGAACGCAGAAGAGGTATCCTATCAACGTGGAGCGAAGGCAGGTGCATGAGCGAGCCATGTAA